In one Cydia strobilella chromosome 25, ilCydStro3.1, whole genome shotgun sequence genomic region, the following are encoded:
- the LOC134752639 gene encoding uncharacterized protein LOC134752639 has translation MVNDCEFRGFWARKDGDFVAAGFEGETSPFITWNSTTQFNATHFSVATGWGSTGNWKIEGHSWMGDDVLLNMIQNPSKELLNPMELVLKKTRRSIDSRSTVFCARHRMLADGKWTRGEESKWINLEIQTEDIPSDELYVKVGPETRMEFDVDSQRKFTCSGSAPVDGRILRWFRKDRSYRDPISLENQHYDPVTNTNEIELSLDESYDKNNLFCAQGYQYSIKHNGTTIIKNYGEIVKSEDITLIMKRDVTKVTIPIPDTTTSRPLQKNGKFFI, from the exons ATGGTGAACGATTGCGAATTTCGCGGGTTCTGGGCACGCAAG GACGGTGATTTCGTGGCGGCGGGGTTCGAGGGTGAGACCAGCCCCTTCATCACGTGGAACAGCACCACCCAGTTTAATGCGACACACTTCAGCGTAGCCACTGGATGGGGGTCCACTGGCAACTGGAAGATAGAAG GACATTCTTGGATGGGTGATGATGTATTGCTAAATATGATTCAAAATCCCAGTAAAGAACTTTTAAACCCAATGGAGTTGGTCCTAAAGAAAACCCGAAGGAGCATTGACAGCCGTTCAACGGTATTTTGCGCCAGGCATAGAATGCTCGCGGATGGAAAATGGACACGGGGAGAGGAGTCCAAGTGGATAAACTTGGAAATTCAGACCGAGGATATACCGTCCG ATGAGCTGTACGTTAAGGTGGGGCCAGAGACTCGGATGGAATTCGACGTGGACAGCCAGCGGAAGTTCACTTGCAGCGGCAGCGCCCCCGTCGACGGCAGGATTTTAAGGTGGTTCAGAAaag ACCGCAGTTACCGTGATCCCATAAGCCTTGAAAACCAACATTACGACCCGGTCACCAACACAAACGAAATAGAATTATCCTTGGACGAGTCTTATGACAAAAACAACCTGTTCTGTGCTCAAGGGTACCAATATTCTATCAAACATAATGGTACTACAATAATTAAGAATTATGGCGAGATAGTGAAATCAGAAGACATCACTCTTATCATGAAGAGAGATGTTACGAAAGTTACGATACCGATACCTGATACTACTACGAGTAGACCGCTCCAGAAAAACGGTAAGTTTTTCATCTAA